In the Streptomyces formicae genome, one interval contains:
- a CDS encoding beta-ketoacyl-[acyl-carrier-protein] synthase family protein, translating to MERHDIAVTGLGLVTPAGIGVETNWETVCAGRPTAAVDESLADNPVRISSRVPGFDAAALLGARRAHRLDRFVQYALVALHEALADAGLDPTTWDAPRVGVVLGTAQGGQSTVERQHQVLVDEGASRVSPLLLPMQLPNMLAGQVAMECGARGPNLVVATACASGTTAVGVARDLLLLDRCDIVITGGSDAMVTPLVMAGFAQMGALSRRQDDPAAASRPFDADRDGFVGGEGAGILVLERLADARARSARVHARVAGYGAGADAHHLSAPDPQGRGIEAAVRAALADAGAGPADVRHINAHGTSTPLNDRVEAETIERVFPEGPLVTSTKGVTGHLLGAAGAVESIYTVLAIERGVVPPTANLSTLDPAVHLDVATRATEGKVDFALSHSMGFGGQNAVLAFQAA from the coding sequence ATGGAGCGTCACGACATCGCCGTCACCGGCCTCGGTCTGGTCACCCCCGCCGGGATCGGCGTGGAGACCAACTGGGAGACGGTGTGCGCCGGGCGGCCCACGGCCGCCGTCGACGAGTCGCTCGCGGACAACCCGGTGCGGATCTCCAGCAGGGTGCCCGGGTTCGACGCCGCCGCGCTGCTCGGCGCCCGCCGCGCCCACCGTCTCGACCGCTTCGTCCAGTACGCGCTCGTCGCGCTGCACGAGGCCCTCGCGGACGCCGGGCTCGATCCCACGACGTGGGACGCCCCGCGCGTCGGCGTCGTGCTCGGCACCGCCCAGGGCGGGCAGTCCACCGTCGAGCGCCAGCACCAGGTGCTCGTCGACGAGGGCGCGTCGCGCGTCTCGCCGCTCCTGCTGCCCATGCAGCTGCCCAACATGCTGGCCGGGCAGGTCGCCATGGAGTGCGGGGCCCGCGGCCCGAACCTCGTCGTCGCCACGGCCTGCGCGTCGGGGACGACGGCCGTCGGCGTGGCCAGGGACCTGCTTCTCCTGGACCGCTGCGACATCGTCATCACCGGCGGCAGCGACGCGATGGTGACCCCGCTGGTCATGGCGGGCTTCGCGCAGATGGGCGCGCTCTCGCGCCGCCAGGACGACCCCGCCGCGGCGTCCAGGCCCTTCGACGCGGACCGGGACGGCTTCGTGGGCGGCGAGGGCGCGGGCATCCTCGTCCTGGAGCGCCTCGCGGACGCCAGGGCCAGGTCGGCCCGGGTGCACGCGCGCGTGGCCGGGTACGGCGCCGGCGCGGACGCCCACCACCTCAGCGCTCCCGACCCGCAGGGCCGAGGCATCGAGGCCGCCGTCCGCGCGGCGCTCGCGGACGCCGGGGCGGGCCCGGCGGACGTGCGGCACATCAACGCCCATGGCACCTCGACCCCGCTGAACGACAGGGTCGAGGCCGAGACGATCGAGCGCGTCTTCCCCGAAGGCCCCCTCGTCACCTCGACGAAGGGCGTGACCGGTCACCTCCTGGGCGCCGCGGGAGCGGTCGAGAGCATCTACACGGTCCTCGCGATCGAGCGCGGCGTGGTGCCCCCGACGGCGAACCTCAGCACCCTCGACCCGGCCGTCCACCTGGACGTGGCCACCCGTGCCACCGAGGGAAAGGTCGACTTCGCGCTCAGCCACTCCATGGGGTTCGGCGGCCAGAACGCGGTGCTCGCCTTCCAGGCGGCCTGA
- a CDS encoding acyl carrier protein, whose amino-acid sequence MFDKLLAILGDQLHLPVEGLTPETTLADAELDSLALVELSLILEKSLGFEIPEDSLTGVSTLGDVVGLMENAGTRA is encoded by the coding sequence ATGTTCGACAAACTGCTCGCCATCCTCGGTGACCAGCTGCACCTCCCGGTCGAGGGGCTCACCCCCGAGACGACGCTCGCCGACGCCGAGCTCGACTCGCTCGCCCTGGTCGAGCTCAGCCTGATCCTGGAGAAGTCGCTCGGCTTCGAGATCCCGGAGGACTCCCTCACCGGCGTCAGCACCCTCGGCGACGTCGTGGGCCTCATGGAGAACGCGGGCACGAGGGCCTGA
- a CDS encoding beta-ketoacyl-ACP synthase III, producing MTRAGTNTAVIVGVGAHLPPNTVSNHELVERLDTTDDWIRSRTGIARRHVISPGTTTADLAVEAGGRALKSAGLDRVDAVVLATTTPDRPCPATAPEVASRLGMTGVAAFDVSAVCTGFLYGLATGAGLIAAGTAEHVLVIAAEAFTTLIDPDDRTTAPIFGDGAGAVVLRAGTPDEPGAVGRTLLGSDGENADLVAVGTRGAARRVEGPLPREERYFRMAGRQVFRHAVTRMSTVCADALAAADWTARDVDLLVAHQANGRITSAVADFVGIPPERRASNIERVGNTAGASVPILLADAAADGTLRPGHRVLLTAFGGGLTWGATTLVWPDVSPVI from the coding sequence ATGACAAGAGCGGGCACGAACACGGCAGTGATCGTCGGAGTGGGCGCCCATCTGCCGCCGAACACGGTGTCCAACCACGAGTTGGTGGAGCGCCTGGACACCACGGACGACTGGATCCGGTCCCGTACCGGCATCGCGCGGCGGCACGTCATCTCCCCCGGCACCACCACCGCCGACCTCGCGGTCGAGGCGGGCGGGCGCGCGCTGAAGTCGGCGGGCCTCGACCGGGTGGACGCCGTCGTCCTCGCCACCACCACGCCCGACAGGCCCTGCCCCGCGACGGCCCCCGAGGTGGCGTCGCGGCTCGGTATGACCGGGGTCGCCGCGTTCGACGTGTCGGCCGTGTGCACCGGGTTCCTGTACGGGCTCGCGACCGGTGCCGGGCTGATCGCCGCGGGCACCGCCGAGCACGTCCTGGTGATCGCCGCGGAGGCGTTCACCACCCTGATCGACCCCGACGACCGTACGACGGCACCCATCTTCGGCGACGGCGCCGGTGCGGTGGTGCTGCGCGCGGGCACGCCCGACGAGCCCGGCGCCGTGGGCCGGACGCTGCTCGGCAGCGACGGCGAGAACGCCGACCTCGTCGCCGTCGGCACGCGCGGCGCCGCGCGCCGCGTCGAGGGACCGCTGCCCCGCGAGGAGCGCTACTTCCGGATGGCGGGGCGTCAGGTCTTCCGGCACGCGGTGACCCGGATGTCCACCGTCTGCGCGGACGCCCTGGCCGCCGCCGACTGGACGGCGCGGGACGTCGACCTGCTCGTCGCCCACCAGGCCAACGGCCGCATCACGTCGGCCGTGGCGGACTTCGTGGGCATCCCGCCCGAGCGGCGCGCCTCCAACATCGAACGGGTCGGCAACACCGCGGGCGCCTCGGTGCCGATCCTGCTCGCCGACGCCGCGGCCGACGGCACCCTGCGCCCCGGCCACCGGGTGCTGCTCACCGCCTTCGGCGGGGGCCTCACCTGGGGTGCCACCACCCTCGTCTGGCCCGACGTCTCCCCCGTCATCTGA
- a CDS encoding alpha-hydroxy acid oxidase, with product MTLSLDEYATLARRELPEDVWDFIAGGAGRERTLAANEAAYDTVCLRPKALPGFTEPDTHVRVLGGRWAAPLGVAPVAYHELAHRDGESGTARAAGALGLPLVVSTFASQSLERVAREASAPLWLQMYCFRDEEVTRSLAGRAAAAGYEALVLTVDTPFMGRRLRDLRNGFQVPPHIVPANLVEGLAEGARADVAASPAAHSRTAFHPALDWSVVARLREWSGLPVLAKGVLSGDDARAALDAGVAGIIVSNHGGRQLDGAPATLEVLPEVVAAVAGRCPVLMDGGVRRGSDIVVALAFGATAVLVGRPVLHGLAVDGTAGAHAVLSLLMRELADTMALTGRATVDAVDVSVLAPRAMHLRHLELP from the coding sequence GTGACGCTGAGCCTCGACGAGTACGCCACGCTCGCCCGGCGCGAACTCCCCGAGGACGTCTGGGACTTCATCGCGGGCGGCGCGGGCAGGGAGCGCACCCTCGCGGCCAACGAGGCGGCGTACGACACGGTGTGTCTGCGCCCCAAGGCCCTCCCCGGCTTCACCGAGCCCGACACGCACGTCCGGGTCCTCGGCGGCCGGTGGGCCGCGCCGCTCGGCGTGGCCCCCGTCGCGTACCACGAACTGGCGCACCGCGACGGCGAGTCCGGCACGGCACGGGCAGCGGGCGCACTCGGCCTGCCGCTGGTGGTCTCCACGTTCGCGAGCCAGAGCCTGGAACGGGTCGCGCGCGAGGCGAGCGCCCCGCTGTGGCTGCAGATGTACTGCTTCCGCGACGAGGAGGTGACGCGCTCGCTCGCCGGGCGCGCCGCCGCCGCGGGCTACGAGGCACTCGTCCTCACGGTCGACACCCCCTTCATGGGGCGGCGCCTGCGCGATCTGCGCAACGGCTTCCAGGTGCCGCCCCACATCGTGCCCGCCAACCTGGTCGAAGGGCTCGCCGAGGGTGCCCGGGCGGACGTCGCGGCATCGCCCGCGGCGCACAGCCGCACCGCCTTCCACCCGGCGCTCGACTGGTCGGTGGTCGCCCGGCTTCGCGAGTGGAGCGGCCTGCCCGTCCTCGCCAAGGGCGTGCTGAGCGGCGATGACGCGCGGGCCGCCCTGGACGCGGGGGTGGCCGGGATCATCGTGTCCAACCACGGCGGACGCCAACTCGACGGCGCACCGGCCACGTTGGAGGTGCTGCCCGAAGTGGTGGCGGCCGTCGCGGGCCGCTGCCCCGTCCTCATGGACGGCGGCGTCAGGCGCGGCTCGGACATCGTCGTCGCGCTCGCCTTCGGCGCCACCGCCGTCCTCGTCGGACGCCCCGTGCTGCACGGCCTCGCGGTGGACGGCACGGCGGGCGCGCACGCCGTACTCTCACTCCTGATGCGGGAGCTCGCCGACACCATGGCGCTCACCGGACGCGCCACGGTCGACGCCGTCGACGTCTCGGTCCTCGCGCCGCGCGCGATGCACCTCCGGCATCTGGAGCTTCCGTAG
- the hppD gene encoding 4-hydroxyphenylpyruvate dioxygenase, whose protein sequence is MSPNTLAYSELYTACEDAATTYFTDRFGFRLIATAGPETGTADRRSWALRNGAVTLVVTAPVGDDGEVSRHLDAHGDSFADLAFVCEDLDRDYVRATGAGATALRAPTDAVDPARADRFAVVSGFGDLRHTLVQPSRPFAGTLPPDRRWNIDDTAADAPAPAPVLGGVDHIAACVPVDTLKRTVDFYNQAFDLHYFSEEYILVGDQAMDSKVVRNESGGITFTLIEPDPTRNPGQIDQFLAAHAGAGVQHLAFLVEDIVGAVRELGGRGVEFLTTPATYYDVIRERVGDLEEHIADLRETNVLVDRDEWGHLLQIFTRSPHERRTVFYELIQRNGAQGFGSSNIKALYEAVERTRETADE, encoded by the coding sequence ATGTCACCGAACACCCTTGCCTACTCGGAGCTGTACACCGCGTGCGAGGACGCGGCGACGACCTACTTCACCGATCGCTTCGGCTTCCGTCTGATCGCCACGGCGGGGCCCGAGACCGGAACGGCCGACCGCCGCTCGTGGGCGCTGCGCAACGGCGCGGTCACCCTCGTCGTCACCGCGCCGGTCGGCGACGACGGCGAGGTCTCCCGTCACCTCGACGCGCACGGCGACTCCTTCGCCGACCTCGCCTTCGTCTGCGAGGACCTCGACCGGGACTACGTGCGGGCCACCGGCGCGGGCGCCACCGCGCTGCGGGCGCCCACCGACGCCGTGGACCCGGCGCGCGCGGACCGCTTCGCGGTCGTCTCGGGCTTCGGCGACCTGCGCCACACCCTCGTACAGCCGTCTCGGCCCTTCGCGGGGACGCTGCCGCCGGACCGCCGCTGGAACATCGACGACACCGCAGCCGACGCCCCGGCCCCCGCCCCCGTCCTCGGCGGCGTCGACCACATCGCCGCCTGCGTCCCGGTGGACACCCTCAAGCGGACCGTCGACTTCTACAACCAGGCGTTCGACCTGCACTACTTCTCCGAGGAGTACATCCTCGTCGGCGACCAGGCCATGGACTCCAAGGTCGTGCGCAACGAGTCGGGCGGCATCACCTTCACGCTCATCGAGCCCGACCCGACCCGCAACCCGGGCCAGATCGACCAGTTCCTCGCCGCGCACGCCGGGGCGGGCGTGCAGCACCTGGCCTTCCTCGTCGAGGACATCGTCGGCGCGGTGCGCGAACTGGGCGGCCGGGGCGTGGAGTTCCTCACCACCCCCGCCACGTACTACGACGTGATCCGCGAGCGCGTCGGGGACCTGGAGGAGCACATCGCCGACCTGCGCGAGACCAACGTCCTGGTGGACCGCGACGAGTGGGGCCACCTGCTCCAGATCTTCACCCGCTCGCCCCACGAGCGCCGCACGGTCTTCTACGAGCTCATCCAGCGCAACGGCGCCCAGGGCTTCGGCAGTTCCAACATCAAGGCGCTGTACGAGGCCGTCGAGCGCACCCGGGAGACGGCGGACGAGTGA
- a CDS encoding acyl carrier protein yields MRQNSAEHSVESLTAWLAERFAGYARRAVEDIDPRRPFADYGLDSVGAVSLAADIEDRFGVEIDAEEMWNHPTPAALGELLAGKLVGA; encoded by the coding sequence ATGCGTCAGAATTCTGCTGAGCATTCCGTCGAGTCCCTTACGGCCTGGCTGGCCGAGCGGTTCGCCGGGTACGCGCGGCGCGCTGTGGAGGACATCGATCCGCGGCGCCCGTTCGCCGACTACGGCCTCGACTCGGTGGGTGCCGTCTCGCTCGCCGCCGACATCGAGGACCGCTTCGGCGTCGAGATCGACGCCGAGGAGATGTGGAACCACCCCACGCCCGCCGCCCTGGGCGAGCTGCTCGCCGGCAAGCTCGTCGGCGCCTGA